One Nasonia vitripennis strain AsymCx unplaced genomic scaffold, Nvit_psr_1.1 unplaced0027, whole genome shotgun sequence genomic region harbors:
- the LOC100117099 gene encoding farnesol dehydrogenase-like, with amino-acid sequence MERWAGKVAVITGASSGIGLVTAQAFVRKGLIVVGLARRKTAMENGMKGIQGPGKFHAKECDLSSEENIDSVFEWIKKNLGTAHILINNAGVMKESSIADASTKEMQFIINVNVVGALICAKRAMQLMKENGAEGHIVNINSVVGLNTTTVPGRHFNVYSPTKYALRSLSETLAHELNNTKIRVSNISPGVVKTELLEMANMDTAFLDVVPVLKPEDIADAVMYAVGAPHHVRICEVTIKPTNDAFS; translated from the exons ATGGAGCGATGGGCAGGAAAAGTGGCTGTTATAACTGGAGCATCGTCTGGAATTGGTTTGGTGACTGCCCAAGCCTTTGTTCGCAAAGGTTTGATAGTAGTTGGTCTCGCCCGGAGAAAAACGGCGATGGAG AATGGCATGAAAGGCATCCAAGGACCAGGAAAGTTTCACGCAAAGGAATGTGATTTATCATCCGAAGAGAATATTGACAGTGTTTTCGagtggataaaaaaaaatttaggaACCGCTCACATTTTGATAAACAATGCTGGAGTTATGAAAGAAAGCTCTATAGCTG ATGCCAGTACTAAAGAAATGCAATTCATTATTAATGTCAACGTTGTGGGTGCCCTCATTTGCGCTAAACGAGCTATGCAACTGATGAAAGAGAACGGTGCGGAAGGTCACATCGTTAATATAAACAG CGTTGTAGGTCTGAATACAACAACGGTACCGGGCAGACACTTTAACGTTTATTCTCCGACGAAGTACGCTCTCAGATCATTGTCGGAAACTCTTGCTCATGAGCTAAACAATACTAAAATTCGTGTAAGC AACATCAGCCCAGGAGTTGTGAAAACTGAACTTTTAGAAATGGCAAACATGGATACAGCTTTTCTAGACGTGGTTCCAGTGTTAAAGCCAGAAGATATCGCTGATGCAGTAATGTACGCAGTTGGAGCGCCGCATCACGTTCGAATATGCGAAGTCACGATCAAACCAACGAATGATGCATTTAGTTAA
- the LOC116418106 gene encoding tol-Pal system protein TolA-like encodes MLRQSVHSSFSSSFFNSKCEKMEGINDSMKAAFEKVNGYRTIVHLFNVAWQLMSWTSNGINDDSILRKSLPAELTAAMKQLHEGAATSPESQQQQQLPSIGVMQMFKSISSLSEMHHQQQLPQEQNSQQQAAVAAEVASAAKATTAAKATTAAKATTAAKAAVIAKAKAKARTTAEAKAATAARTSAEAKAAVAAKATAEAATTAKAAA; translated from the exons ATGCTTCGTCAGTCAGTTCACTCTTCGTTTTCAAGTTCATTCTTCAATTCAAAGTGTGAGAAGATGGAAGGAATCAACGATAGCATGAAGGCAGCTTTTGAGAAGGTCAACGGCTACAGAACAATTGTCCATCTCTTTAATGTGGCGTGGCAGTTGATGTCCTGGACATCGAATGGAATTAATGATGATTCCATTTTGAGAAAGT CTCTACCAGCCGAGTTAACTGCTGCGATGAAGCAGCTGCATGAGGGTGCGGCCACCTCACCAGAGtcgcaacaacagcagcaacttCCGTCGATTGGTGTGATGCAGatgtttaaaagtatatcatccttatcagaGATGCAccatcagcagcagcttccACAGGAGCAAAACTCGCAGCAACAAGCAGCAGTCGCAGCAGAAGTCGCATCCGCAGCAAAAGCCACAACCGCAGCCAAAGCCACAACCGCAGCCAAAGCCACAACCGCAGCTAAAGCCGCAGTCATAGCCAAAGCCAAAGCCAAAGCCAGAACCACAGCAGAAGCCAAAGCCGCAACCGCAGCCAGAACCTCAGCAGAAGCGAAAGCAGCAGTCGCAGCCAAAGCCACAGCAGAAGCCGCAACCACAGCCAAAGCCGCAGCATAA